The following DNA comes from Acidobacteriota bacterium.
GCCCGGTCGCCGGCCGGCAGGTGCGGGTGACGAATTTGCCGTGGGTCGTGGACGCCGCCGATCTGGAACGCTGCTCGGGCATCCCGGCGGTGGCCCTGATCAACGATCTCGAGGCGACCGCGTGGGGCATTCCCGCCCTGCACGAGAAACGGTTGACGGTTCTGAACGCGGGCGAGGCGGGCGCTGTCGGTAACGGTGCGGTGATCGCCGCCGGTACCGGCCTGGGTGAGGCCGGCATCTATTGGGATGGCGAAACCTTGAAGCCCTTCGCCTGCGAGGGAGGCCACGCCACCTTTTCTCCGACCGACCTGCTCGAGGACCGGCTCCTGCACTTTTTGCGGGACGTCCACGGTCACGTGAGCTGGGAAAGGGTGCTATCGGGGCCCGGCCTGGCGGATCTCTTCCGTTTCATGTTGGAGGAGGCCGACGAAAAGGAGCCGGGCTGGTTCGTGGAGGCGGAACGCGCCGGTGACCCGGTTCCTGCGATCTCGAGAGCGGCGCTCGACGGGTATCACGAGACTGCCTTCCAGACTTTGGAACTCTTCGCGATGTTCTACGGCGAGGAGGCGGCCAATCTCGCGCTCAAGCTGATGGCCACCGGCGGGGTGTGGATCGGTGGGGGGATCGCGCCGAAGATCCTGCCGTTCCTCGAAAATGGCGCCTTCATGGAAGGATTCCTCGCCAAGGGCCGGATGCAGCCGCTGCTGGAGAAGATGCCGGTCAAGGTGATTCTCGAAGATCGTGCCGCCCTCCTCGGCGCGGCGAAATATGCTGCGGACATGGTTTCCGGCTGAAGCCCTCCGTCATTCAGCCCGAACGAACAGAGCACTCCCGCCCTTTGTCATTCCGACCGAGCGAACGGCGAGAGCGAGCGGAGGAACCCGTTCGACTCGCTTCGCTCGCTCAGGGCAGGTTCTGTGGACATGGCAGAAGCGCGGTCCTGTATTGCCCATAGATCCCTCGGCTGCGCGCCTTCGGCGCTTCGCTCGGGATGACAGACCAATTTCTGATTTCGAATTTCCCACCCCACCCCCCGGGTTCTGCCTTTAAATAC
Coding sequences within:
- the glk gene encoding glucokinase; protein product: MRVLAGDIGGTKTRLGIFEVEGADCRPVEERSYPSREYEGLEEIVVDFVGSRGGGCRTACFGIAGPVAGRQVRVTNLPWVVDAADLERCSGIPAVALINDLEATAWGIPALHEKRLTVLNAGEAGAVGNGAVIAAGTGLGEAGIYWDGETLKPFACEGGHATFSPTDLLEDRLLHFLRDVHGHVSWERVLSGPGLADLFRFMLEEADEKEPGWFVEAERAGDPVPAISRAALDGYHETAFQTLELFAMFYGEEAANLALKLMATGGVWIGGGIAPKILPFLENGAFMEGFLAKGRMQPLLEKMPVKVILEDRAALLGAAKYAADMVSG